A genomic stretch from Lathyrus oleraceus cultivar Zhongwan6 chromosome 2, CAAS_Psat_ZW6_1.0, whole genome shotgun sequence includes:
- the LOC127118192 gene encoding nematode resistance protein-like HSPRO2, giving the protein MLDLEWKSNMLNSNLSPKSPKLSLPTFHLPLPLSQNDISTASSTVCTAYDNYLRLPHFRTLWASSNFPHWTNEPILKPALHALEITFRFILTILSDPRPYINKREWARRVESLAKAQIHLIAMLCEEEEQNPNTRGKAPVSDLSNITQNKFRTYSEESLLPKLATWQKSKQIAQRILSTVESEMMTCPYTLGLGEPNINGKPILRYDDVCKPNFIQSLETTPFDHIQNHENRTLHATQQIVEALTRSARVLLERVNESIDNRRFENAASEIYAVERIWKILTEVEDLHLMMDPADFLKLKRQLGMRTMNETLPFCFRSKELVEMTKMCRDLKRKVPEILEVKVDPTGGPGVMEEAMKVYSEKKSGWEKVHVFQAMQGLESAMKRFFYAYKQVLTVMMGSSESNLESLSQIFLEPTCFPSLDAAKTFLGYYWENSENITW; this is encoded by the coding sequence ATGCTTGATTTAGAATGGAAATCAAACATGCTAAACTCAAACCTATCACCCAAATCACCCAAACTCTCCTTACCCACTTTTCATCTCCCTCTTCCACTCTCCCAAAACGACATCTCAACCGCGTCGTCCACCGTTTGCACAGCGTACGACAACTATCTCCGCCTCCCTCATTTCAGAACCCTCTGGGCCTCATCCAACTTCCCTCACTGGACCAACGAGCCCATCCTAAAGCCCGCCTTACACGCACTCGAAATCACTTTCCGTTTCATTCTAACCATTTTATCAGACCCAAGACCCTACATCAACAAACGTGAGTGGGCACGACGCGTCGAATCACTCGCCAAAGCCCAAATCCACCTCATCGCAATGCTATGCGAAGAAGAGGAACAAAACCCAAACACACGTGGCAAAGCACCGGTAAGTGACCTCAGCAATATAACCCAAAATAAATTCAGAACCTACAGCGAGGAAAGCTTGCTTCCAAAACTCGCCACGTGGCAGAAATCGAAGCAAATAGCACAGAGAATTCTCTCCACCGTGGAATCCGAAATGATGACCTGTCCTTACACGTTAGGGTTAGGAGAACCAAATATTAACGGAAAACCGATTCTCCGTTACGACGACGTTTGTAAACCGAATTTTATACAGTCGTTAGAAACAACGCCGTTTGATCATATACAGAACCACGAGAATAGAACTTTACACGCTACGCAACAGATCGTGGAAGCTTTGACACGCTCGGCGCGTGTGTTATTGGAGAGAGTGAATGAATCGATTGATAACAGAAGATTCGAGAATGCTGCGAGTGAGATCTACGCGGTGGAAAGGATCTGGAAGATTCTAACGGAGGTGGAAGATTTACATCTAATGATGGATCCGGCGGATTTTCTGAAACTGAAGAGGCAACTAGGCATGAGAACAATGAACGAAACGTTGCCGTTTTGTTTCCGATCGAAGGAGTTGGTGGAGATGACGAAGATGTGTAGAGATCTGAAACGGAAAGTGCCGGAGATTTTGGAAGTGAAGGTGGACCCGACGGGTGGGCCCGGAGTAATGGAAGAAGCAATGAAGGTGTATTCGGAGAAGAAGAGTGGGTGGGAGAAGGTTCATGTGTTCCAAGCGATGCAGGGGTTAGAGTCGGCGATGAAGAGATTTTTCTATGCGTATAAACAGGTTTTGACGGTTATGATGGGAAGTAGTGAGTCAAATTTGGAGTCGTTGAGTCAGATATTTCTTGAACCTACTTGTTTTCCTAGCTTGGATGCTGCTAAGACTTTTCTTGGCTATTACTGGGAAAATAGCGAAAATATTACTTGGTAA